The genomic segment CTGTGCGGCTCCAACGCCGTGGACGCGACCGGGCAGCGGGTCGTCCTGAAGGACGGAGCCGTGCTGGTCGTGGACCTGGACCTCGGCACCGAGGTTTCCTGGGGCAACGTGCCGCCCAGCGGCACCGCCTTCGCCTCGAACCTGATATCGGCCGACGGGAAACTGCTCCTCGCCAGTCACGGGAGCGCGAAGATCACCTACACCGAACTGCCACCCGGCTCGCGGACCCTCGAGGTCGCCGATCAGGTGCTCACCGACGACGGCAGCAAGACGATCAGCCTGCTCGAAGACGGCGCCCTTCAACTCCGGCCCGCGGGCGTGGACAGCGACCGAGTGCTGGCCGAGGCGCCTGCCCCGGCAGCGCGGGAGGACCTGCCGGACAATGCTCTCTACCTCAACCGGGACGGCAGCCTGGTGGCGAACCGGGAAGCCACCAATGTCGTCGTGGTGCACGAAACCGCCACCCTGCGGCAGATCGCCCGGATCACCGCCGCTGTGCCACCGAGCCCTCCGCCGACCGCACCCGGCGACTACCTCCACACGGGACGCCGGCGACCGGACAACAACTTCAGCTTCTTCTTCGGCCAGACCGGCGACGTGGTCACCGTGTCGGGCAAGCAGGTGCAGCAGTGGGACGCGCGGACGGGCAGGCAGCTCGCGCAGTTCGACACCGCCACCTTGCACCCCGGAGGTGACGCCGACGCTGGTGTCCCGGACGTGGCAGTGGGCCCCTACCCCCGAGACAACCATGTGCACGTGGTCATCTACGGCGATCCGGTCGTCCGCGCCGTCGACCTCTCCACCGGCCACACGACCGCCACGATGAACGTCACCGACGACGCACTGGCCCTCCAGTTCGACCGCAGCGGCCGCTACTTCGCCCTGATGAGGCAAGGAAGCGTCGTCGAACTGTGGCAGCGCGACCCGCCGGCGCGGATGCTGGGATCGTTGCCCAGCCTCAGCGACATCACCGGCAGGCGGTGGTGGGCCGGTTTCCTCGACGGTGACGGCCATTACATGATCGCGGCGAACAACTCCATCCGCGTCTACCGGATCGGAGAGAAAGCCCCGGCGGAGTCCTACGAATTCGGGCGCCCGGACGGCGCCAGGCAACAGAGCCCGTACACCTTCGTCAACGTTTCCAAGGACGGCCGGACGGTTCTCTACGCCGGCGAGGACGGGATGGGCGGCGCACTCGCCCTCGACCCCGCCGCGTGGGCACGGGACCTGTGCCGCATCCTCGGCCACCGCGACCTCACCCCGGAAGAAGAGGTCAGTCTGCCCGCTCCCGTCCCAGCGCGACAGGTCTGCCCCTGATCTGTCCTGCCGTCTCGATCTTGTCCTGCGTGGTGCTCCGGCGGTGGTCGTGAGACAGAGCGTGCGCTGGTGTCGCTTCTTCGCGCCGACTACGTCGCGTCCGTGCGGTGATAACCCCGGAGTCGTTGAGCAGGTCCCTCTGCCCCGCCCGCTGCGATTTCGGGAGCGCGAAGCCGCGGCGGTAGCCGCCGCGAAGCCAATCTTCGCCGTGAAGGCCGCTCTAGTTCGCCACTCAAAACGGCGTTCACTTGCACCACCCCAGGTCAGGGAGTATCTTCCCCGCGCAAGCGGGGGTGGTCCCCCCTTCGCCACCGCGGCCCCGCCGTCCACATCGTCTTCCCCGGTCTTCCCCGCGCGAGCGGGGGTGGTCCCTCAAGCTGGCCACCACGGTGAGTGGCCGGCTGCAATCCTCGGAGCTCCTCTTCGACGAGCACCTGGGCGGCACGCAGGCCGGTCACCACGGTGCCCGGTGCTTCCTGCTCAGCCTGACGCAGATCCGGAGAAGGCGCCGGAAAGGGGTCGCGGGACGGGTGAGTCTGGTCGCGCTCGGCCAGCAGTGCTCGCCGCACCCCAAGCCCTGATCAACTAGCTGTTCGGCAGCGGACGACTCGCGGTGACTCGCATCAATCAACCTGCACTTGCTCATTAGCCGAAGTCGCCTCCTCGATCGTGATGAGTTTCTTGTCCTGGCACGCTGATCCGCACATTCGCCTCGCGGCCGGGCAGGGATTCTTGATCGGTCTAGGTCAATTTTTCGTGAACCCGCGTCCCCAAAGTGCTCATTTTTCGGAGTTAGAGGACACAAACGCTCTCAACGCGCGCCAACGACTCCGTTAAGGACACGCACATGCACTACTCCACCTCTTCGTTCCGAACCACAGAGTCGACCCTTCGCCCAGGCGACGAAGCCGAAAACTATTCATGCGGAAACGTCGAGGGTGCGAATTCTCGGTTGTTGCACACCCCAGCGCAAGCAGCCTCGCTGCTCACTGTCCGGGAACCGTGGTTGCGCCGGAAAGCCGAACAGTGCCGGATCCCCTGCACTTTCGTCGGCAAACATCTCAGGTTCTCTGACACCGACCTCCGCGCGATTGTTTCCAGCAGTGCACGACCTGCACGCAGCCGACGCTCGGATTCGCCTCCTTCTCGCCGCATCCGGTGACCACATTTCAGTTGCTCTCTATGGCTACACGAGCGTCACTGGATGCCCGCGCTATAACACGGCAGCGGTTTTCGCGTGCGCTACCGGCTTTCCGACGAATCCCTTCACAGCGAGACAGGATTCGCCACACGTGATGAAGCCGACGACCGGGCAGCGGACGTCGAGTCCGATCAGCGCAGAGGCAGGTTCGTCGACCCCCGCCTCGCCCAGACCACCCTTGGCGACTGGGTCACGCGATGGCTCGAAGCACTCGATGTGGGCCCGGGCACGTCGGCGACCTACCACTCTCACCTGCGCAACCACATCCTCCCCCGGTTCGGCACCACCGAACTCGGTGAACTGTCCAGAATGGGCATCAAGGGCTGGGCCAAATCACTACGCCGCAACCTGAGCGACCGCAGCGTCGCCGACGTGGTCGGCCTACTGTCCATGATCCTGGGCGAGGCTGTCGACGAAGGACTGATCGGCGCGAACCCGTGCCGCAAACTCCGCCTCAACGCCGGCGACCAGCCCGAACGCCCCTTCGCCACCGCCGAGGAAGTAAACCGGATCACCCACCGCATGACCCCCGCCAACGCCACGCTGGTCACCACCGCCGCCTACACCGGCATGCGCTGGGGTGAACTGGCCGGACTGCAATGGTCCCGAGTGGACCTGGACCAGGCCCAGGTCACCATCACCCGTACCGACGGTGCCCTGCACGAACTCGGCGGCCGACTGGAACTCGGCCCGCCGAAGACACCAGCCGCCGTCCGCACCATCGATCTGCCCCCGTTTCTCGTGGGCTTGCTGGGCGAGCACCAGCACCACTACCCGGGGCGGTTCGTGTTCACCGGAGCCGACGGCGGCCTATATCGCCGGTCCAACTTCCGCCGCCGAGTGTGGCTTCCCGCCGTCGAAGGCTGCCGCGCACGCGGCTGGACACCCATCAAGCCCGGCATGCATTTCCATGACCTGCGTCACACCCACAAGACCTGGCTCATCGAGGACGAGATACCCGAGGTCCTGCAGCACGTGCGACTGGGTCACAAGTTCCACGGCATCCGCGGCATCTACTCCCACGTCACACAGCTGATGATCCAGCGCCTGCTCGACCTGCTGCAAGCCCGATGGGAGCGAACTGGGAGCACCGCATGCCTGACCTCTTCGGAGAACTGACTGTGGTCAAGATCGCTTGC from the Amycolatopsis magusensis genome contains:
- a CDS encoding tyrosine-type recombinase/integrase, whose amino-acid sequence is MRYRLSDESLHSETGFATRDEADDRAADVESDQRRGRFVDPRLAQTTLGDWVTRWLEALDVGPGTSATYHSHLRNHILPRFGTTELGELSRMGIKGWAKSLRRNLSDRSVADVVGLLSMILGEAVDEGLIGANPCRKLRLNAGDQPERPFATAEEVNRITHRMTPANATLVTTAAYTGMRWGELAGLQWSRVDLDQAQVTITRTDGALHELGGRLELGPPKTPAAVRTIDLPPFLVGLLGEHQHHYPGRFVFTGADGGLYRRSNFRRRVWLPAVEGCRARGWTPIKPGMHFHDLRHTHKTWLIEDEIPEVLQHVRLGHKFHGIRGIYSHVTQLMIQRLLDLLQARWERTGSTACLTSSEN